The Diceros bicornis minor isolate mBicDic1 unplaced genomic scaffold, mDicBic1.mat.cur scaffold_158_ctg1, whole genome shotgun sequence genome has a window encoding:
- the LOC131402558 gene encoding adhesion G protein-coupled receptor E4-like: MVEEVGETIRSVVAYAFSIINVLQGGFLFVIHCLLNRQVRMEYRKWFTGMRKGVEIESTEVSPSSTHTKMEELGKSSESYRRRDAASVQPQPQIHLVTVSWQRTGS, from the exons ATGGTTGAAGAAGTCGGGGAGACAATCAGATCAGTCGTTGCCTACGCATTCAGCATCATCAATGTCCTGCAGGGGGGGTTTCTCTTTGTGATACACTGTCTCCTTAATCGCCAG GTGCGAATGGAATACAGGAAATGGTTTACTGGGATGAGGAAAGGGGTTGAAATTGAAAGCACTGAAGTGTCTCCCTCATCTACCCACACCAAAATG GAGGAACTGGGGAAGTCATCAGAATCCTATCGCAGAAGAGACGCTGCATCTGTCCAACCACAGCCTCAGATTCATCTTGTCACTGTTTCTTGGCAAAGAACAGGAAGCTGA